The Flavobacterium sp. 1 genome contains the following window.
GGCTACACCCTGATAGAAATCGAGCGTTGCAATTTTAAAAATGTATTTACATTCGAAAATCATACCCATGAATCGACTATGGATTTGACTTTAGCAAAAAGCATCGAAGGGTTTTCTAATTATTGTAAAGTCATCAATCCTGATATGATTGTAGTACATGGAGATCGTGTAGAAACACTTGCAGGAGCCATTGTGGGGTCACTCAATAACATTTTGGTAGCACATATTGAAGGAGGAGAAATCTCAGGAACCGTTGACGAATTGATTCGCCATAGCGTAAGCAAGTTGAGTCATATTCATTTTGTTTCTAATACAGAAGCTGCAAAGAGACTGCAACAAATGGGAGAAATAAAGGAGTCAATTTTCACTATTGGTTCTCCAGATATTGACATTATGTTTTCGGATAAACTTCCTGATTTGGCAGTTGCAAAGGAGTATTATCAAATTGATTTTGATTTGTTTGGAATAGTAATGTTTCATCCGGTAACTACGGAAATTGAATCGATGAAAGAATATGCTTCTAATTTTGTCGATGTATTACTAGCGGATACTCATAACTATGTAGTTGTTTTTCCTAATAATGATTTAGGAACTAAAACAATATTAGAAGCTTATGAAAGATTAAAAGCAAATCCAAGATTTCGAATTTTTCCTTCGTTACGATTTGAATACTTTTTGACATTATTAAAGAATTGCCAGTTCATTATTGGGAATAGCAGTGCAGGAATTAGAGAAGCACCTTATTATGGAATTCCAATTATAAATATAGGTACTCGCCAACAAAACAGGGCTGTACATGCAGATATTATTAATGTGGATTATGATAAAAATAGTATTTATAAAGCTTTAGAAATAATCGATTCGCACCAAGTGCAACAAACAGATACTGATTTTGGTCAAGGAAATAGCACTTCATTATTTTTAGAATCACTTCAGAAAGAGGATTTCTGGAAAATGAATCATCAAAAACAATTTAGAGACAGGTGATTTTTTAATTTTCTTTTCACTTCAAAATTTACAGTACATTTTTTTAAAATAAATTATGTTTTTCAATTCCTTGGCTTTTGCCCTTTTTTTACCGATAGTATTTTTCTTGTATTGGTTTGTTTTTAATAAAAAAAAAGTACTCAAAATGCACTGCTTATTATTGCCAGTTATTATTTTTATTCCTGTTGGGATTGGCGTTTCTTATTTTTGTTAGTTTTCTCAACGTTTTTAGACTATTATACTGGAA
Protein-coding sequences here:
- the neuC gene encoding UDP-N-acetylglucosamine 2-epimerase, which gives rise to MKKILFLTGTRADFGKIKSLIETLEKQQDFEVFVFVTGMHLQELYGYTLIEIERCNFKNVFTFENHTHESTMDLTLAKSIEGFSNYCKVINPDMIVVHGDRVETLAGAIVGSLNNILVAHIEGGEISGTVDELIRHSVSKLSHIHFVSNTEAAKRLQQMGEIKESIFTIGSPDIDIMFSDKLPDLAVAKEYYQIDFDLFGIVMFHPVTTEIESMKEYASNFVDVLLADTHNYVVVFPNNDLGTKTILEAYERLKANPRFRIFPSLRFEYFLTLLKNCQFIIGNSSAGIREAPYYGIPIINIGTRQQNRAVHADIINVDYDKNSIYKALEIIDSHQVQQTDTDFGQGNSTSLFLESLQKEDFWKMNHQKQFRDR